The genomic region CGGAAATGGTCTCATGGGTTTGGAAGACCAGGTAAGGCCTCTTCTTGTTACCTAAAGTTCACTGCATTTGTGGTAGTTCACAACTTTACTTACTACTGTTTGTATTTCCCTCAATAGACCCACACCTATGTAAATACTGTTAGTATGGAGGGGGATCTCTCTATGCGTCACTGTGTGCACTCTCTGCCCGAGGTGCGACCGAACCCTTTCCCTGAAACACCCAGAGGAGCCATGCCTGTCGGGGTGCAAGGAAATCCGCAGCCCAACCTGCGGTGCTGTCCCCTGGAGGAGCATAATGACCCTCAGGTGTTCTTACAGCCATCTTCGCAGGAGGTCAAATTCATGCTGGGCCCTACTCCGGCTCAGCGTCATTtgctggagagagagagggacagagagagggacaggCATGGCCATAATCCTCACAGCCTTCAGCCAGCAGAGGGTGCCACAGGCTCAGAGACGGAGGGAGACGAGCCCACCATGCACATGTGCAACTCTCACTCCTATCCCCATTTCCATCACCACACACACCGGCACCCGGGCCCGGAGCACACGGACAGCTGCCAGAGCGGCGAGCTCACCTACGAGAACATCAACGGCCTGAGGAGCGGCCGGAAGCAGCGGCTGAGTCCCAGCAGCGTGTCGCAGTCTGTGGGttcgagcagcagcagcagcaccggGGACAGTCACACCCACTCCCTCCTGCACCCACACGCCCTTGGCCCCTCGTCACTGCCCCCCCAGGGATACCCCTGTGAGAGGGGCATGGGCGGAGGTCATCGTCGGACAGCTCTGCTCAACTACGAGAACCTTCCCTCTCTACCACCGGTGTGGGAGTACAGAGCTCTGCAACGGGatgatgaacaggaagaggaagatgatgagcaggatgaggaggaatacgaggaggaagaggaagacttTGATGAGTATGAGTTCTCAGAAGGCCCAGGGACACCCAATGGGTATCACCAGGATGGTCGTGGCATCCATAGAGACGCCCTGCAGAACTACGTCAACACAGAGCAGGTCCAGCCGCCCCGGCTTCGACACGCTTGCCCCCCGCATCTGCGGTCGTGTCAGCCAGACAGAGGGGGGCGAATATTTAGCTTTGATTTCCGTGGACGGTCAAGGTCAGGGGTTGGAGGCTGTGAGCACGGCCACATGCCTCCATCGCGGCAATTGAATTATATCCAGGTGGACCTAGAGGGAGAACCTCCCTGCCAAGCCCTCAGCAGTGGGGGTGCCCAGCCACAGCCACAGCCACAGCCACAGCACCAGCGCCTACCACCCAAAAAATGTGGCCCACAGGCACCCCGGCGCAGTGAATGCTACGCAGTTATTGACCTAAAGAAGACCGCTGCTATGTCCAACCTGCAGAAAGCTCTGCCCAGGGATGATGGGACTTCCAGAAAGACTCGCCACAACAGCACAGACCTGCCTCTGTAAACGGTGTTCAAACTGAAGAGGAGCGACGAAGACAGATGAAGGCTTATCCTCATCTTAGCACACTGGACCCTTCACTGTCATCCATCCATTCAACTGTCGGGCTGACTAATACAGTACAGGTACCTAATTAGAAACTTCTGTGAATATAAAAGGAAATGAGAAATCTCTGAGGAGAATTTGCCATTTTATTCTGTGTTATTTATTAGATATGTGGTGTGAAGCTCTCTCAAGAAATTGGCAGTTTTGACTGCAAATACGGTTTGCTGGATATTTATACATAAGCATAAAATCATAAATATGATTTTGTGCTTGGCTATGACTTAAAGCAGAGATCTCTGTTTTCAGCAGAAGCAGTCATTGCCATATTGTTTTAGAAAATTTAAATTCATTAACCCATCTCCACTCACACACATTAGTGTTTATATCATTTAagtattatacatccatgtggtTTTTACTTAAATATGATGAGTCActaatttaattattttcacAGAAGAAGAATAGTAGTTGTTGGCATGAAGGAAGGGTAATGGTTCCTCCAAGGTACTGGCCAATATTCATACCTCATCACAAGCATCTAAGTCTTACATTGTGGCTAGTAGAAGAGACCATTATTTGATACTATATGCCTAAAGAGCATTTTGCACACAATCCTATGGAATTGTATTTTATCATATTTTAAGGAATGGATGTGTCCAGTCCAAGAAAAACTGGATTAAATGGACAAAAGAGATGGTGATATTTGCAGAATTATTCTAAACTATGGTAAAAGTAGCACACATGGATTAAACGAGCTTTGGCTCCCTCCTATTCACATGCAGCAAATAAAAAGGTAGCATATCATCTTcgatcaccccccccccccccccccccgcacatCATCCCAGACCTGCAGGGGGTCCACATGGTTTACGCTTGTCACGTTGCACTTTTGACCCTTGGCCACTAAAACGATCGTGTCCTTTTTACCAAAAGCAGGGGGCCAAATATTTCATGGACATTCTTAGTCTGCATCGTAGATGGGATTTATTTACGTGTTTTGATGGAGACATCAACAACCTCAAATAGTGGCATTAAGCTGTAACCTCACATAAAAAGAGCTGAATCTATAATTTGTCAGTTATcaggtgtgtgtttttttaaagagtTATAAAGTCTACAGTGAACATTTTGTGAGGCTATTTATCAACCATAGtcagatatttatttatttattcattcttTTATTTCCAATTGTAATAATTTTGTTATCCATGTGACGACCAGCGTTTTGTAATCCAGTTGGTAAAACAGAGACCAAAGTTTCACCTCAAATTATCACTGGGCTCTGGTGTATTGCTGTAATAACTGTGCTTAATTATATATAAAAGAAAAAGGAAgactgtatttatattttaagtGCCAAAACTTATTTTCAAactgtatgataaataaaatcaaTTGTGCCATTAGGATTTATAGAAAACAATAACAGAGAGGCATGATGAGGTTATAGAGGTCGGGAGACACACTTAAAAAAAGGAAGAAGAAAGAAATCCAACTTTAAAGGATAAATTCAAACTACAAAACCTGCACATTCCACCTCATCCACATCGACAGCCATTTGGGAGCGAGATATAAGAATGGAAATCTTGTAGTCTGATAATCACAGCCAGGGTGGTTTTATGCTGCTACATGTACATACTAACAGTAGCCTGTTTAAGCTACAGCGACTCGTCAAAATGAAAGCTTGTGTGTTTGAACCTATGCGATGTCAGATCTTTTaccatgttgtttaattgctaataGGGGTAGCATTGTTGTCTTCTGAGCAGAAGAAAAATCTAATGTACCATTTCAGAGAATGTTTCTTTTGGCCAATATTtaattttgtcaattgttttcttGACACTGGCTGTGTGGCAGTGGAGGGGCTCAGGCGCACTGATGCTGTCATCTTTTTGTCGAGTGCTCATATCAAGGGGATACTTTCAGCTGACGGAGGAAGGCCAAATGTTCTTGATTTTCAGATTGTGGCATTAAACTGTAGTTTGCAGAGATTGTTGACGCAAATACAAATTCTCAACTTCTGATAAGGAGGGTTTTATGGTTTCTGTGTTACATCAGGTGCAAATCAAAGAGGATTTCTTGCTTCTGATCGATAATTTATTTAGAAAAACTAAAAAGTTAAAATCTCAGTTGACTTTTTCAGTCAATCACATGTCCCATAATGCACAGCAGTTTCCTGATCTAAAGATGGTACATTTTTAATGTATGAAATCTTCATAAATAAGATGCAGCCAGCAGGTGTTTGTGCTTGATGGTTTCCAAACCAATATATTACAAATATATTCATGTGCTAATTAATAGCCTCGTAATTTCTTTGTGGATTTATTGGTTAAATGTTGGGTCCTAAACCCAAGGTGATGTCTTTGATATTGCTTGTTTTGTCTGACAAACAATccaaaatcacaaaatattTTATTGACAAGAATGTTAAATATAATTGACAAGCGAAAAAACTAAATTGGCAATTGAGTATTGACTTATTCTTGTTTAATGGCAACAACAATGTGACACTTCCCCACAGAAGCTTTAAATAACCCCAAATCAAAGGTTGATCGTTTGTATTTTGGTTTGATCATCATACtttaaaatgacatttaaagaAATAAGCCTCTTATAATAAGAAAAATCCCTTTTTCATGCAGAGATGTATGACTGTATTTGCAGAGATATTGTCATTATACATTCGAAGGATATTTACATTTTTGCAATAATAAGTGAATTATTTTGTTGTGGATTTCAAATCAGACCAATGTGTAAAGTGTGACATTTAAATAGTAGTCTATAAAACTGTGGGCTTTATGTATTTAATCGCCTGTTCTTCTGTGAGTCAGCAGTCTTTTTTTTTCAGGTACGATGTTTACTTTTACGTTTAATTTCATCtttgaaagtaaaaaaaaaaagatgcttgttttttttctttgatTGTCTGACACTGTGTTTGCTTAAACTCACACTAACAGTGCCATCCAATTACATTTTATTGTATTAAACCTTTGAAATCAGCGGCAATTTTTCATACAAGAATCAGAAAGTGTTTCATCTAGTTTCTCAGAATATTGTTACATGTAGTTTTATGGTCTTTTATAAAAATTCCATGttgaaatgtgctaaatatctTTGTTAAAACGCAGTAGCCTCACCACGTCCCAAACATGTTAACAGTGATCACAGCATCATTAACACATTCCTATGTTTACTGAAAGTAATcaaaaatatatagttaaataattgtttttCAAAGAAATGTGACATTTCACTTGAGTTCAAATCAAGTGCACTCCCATCTCATAACTCATTGTGATTGGCTTGATTGATGCTATCTCACACAGTTAGTTTGTATGCTCAAGGCGTTATTCACACGGCTTTCTCTGAGATTAATTCATCATGGGTTAGTCATGGCAGGGCAAGGAGCAACAAGTAGAGATAGCAACTCCTGTCATTATGTTCCTCAAACTGAATTTATGGAATGGGTTGCTGAACACAAGGGCTTGCTCTGTGTCTACTGTACAAACATGAAGCCATGTAAAGAAATGTCTCACTGTGCCTTTCATATTCAAGCTCGAGAAACGGTTGTGAGTGCGGCCTGTTTAAAAGAACAAAACACCGCCTGTTGAACGTTTCCAGATTGACAAATCCAATAGAGTCTTCAGTCAAAGTAGTTTTACGCTTCAAGCTATatttcatactttaaattgtattggAAAAGAAGTGCCAACTCCTGATTGTTTTACACCATACtgtattttcaaaatgtcagtTTACAGTAGATGAATGTTTGCACATTTTCGGAAACATGCTTTATTGATGCATTAGATAAAATCAATGTCACTCATGTTTCTTTGCTAAATATAGGGCTCAGCTCACAGAGGGATGACTAAAAGACAGGAACAAGGGGAAAAGTCAGGGTGGGTGTTAACCCTCGAATTGCGCACCTTGTGGTCATTGGCCAGCCAGTCTCGCAAGACTTGTTCGTAAATCATGTTATATCTGGTTTTATACTCCGTCACCCCAAGTACACATTCACATGGAAATGTCACCGTTAAGAATTCCTCAGCAGGAAACACGCTGCTAACAGAAAGAAAAGACAGTCTTGGTAGAAAGGTTTTTCCTCTATAAGCAAATGATTAAATCAACAATAAGGCTTACACATACTTATTATATCAATACTGATCAAATATTTATCAAGACCTACCTCTACATCGAATTCTTTACAACATTTTGTATTTGATTGATTCCAAATGTCAGTGTTATCATTCGTCTTTGCAAGATGGAGAAAAATGTTAATCTATTCCTTAAGGGTTTTTAGCAAAAAAAATCAATGAGTTCTCATTTTTTGAGATTACATGCGTCAAGGTCTTTGGTACAATCGGTTTAGGGGATACAGTGAAAAAAGCCAAACTCAGTGTGACTGAAAAGGTGTTAAGTCACTTTGTCCTGTAGCAAATAACATAAATGATGAGTACATTACAGTGTGTTTTTCATTATAAAGTCACGTGGCTGTGGTGCACAGCATGATTCCTCATCAGCTGCCTTCTCAGTGTTGAAGTATGTGAAAATAAAATTCCTTTCAGATCTTTTTTTTCTGATTTGTAACAATTCCAAATGTTTTGCATAAATCAGATGACAAAAATATGGTAAGAACAGAAACAAAGGCCAGCAACTCGGTTTGCACCATAGTGCTACACATCATCTTCATCAGCATCATTATTATCATCTCCATCTTCTTCTCTTAATACAGAACATCATTAGTGACATTGTAAAACCTCAACTTCCTGCCCATGCTTTGAGATATATCTGTTAAAATACTGAAAGTATCAGAAAACTGTAATATCtctttattattatatgtttttttaaatcttgtttgtttttgtctggTGTGAGGATGTGATCACCACCAGAGGGTGATGCATTATGTAGAGGTCTGAGCTGTACATGCTTGTGCATTTGCATACAGTCTGCATTGGCCTATCTTTGTGACTATTATATCAATTTTTAAATTGAGTGCCAAATATGCTCAAGCATGATAAAAACATGGACCTTGAGGATGCGAGTCTCGCTGCTGTTGTAGAGTCTTTTTGTGATCTTGCTAAATATTTTTGCTGAAAGAgggaacatttttttattttatcgcCAACATTTTTGTTGTATGTTTCTGTGGTTCTACCCATTGCTTATAAATGATTATGCAGTGAATATAAAACATTTGCTTCATTTGTTGGAGTGTCAAAAAGAAACATTTAGATAATTTTCATTCTTGAATCATTCCTCACAGATATGTTATCTGACTCTTCATCCCATCCTGTCCCAAAACAAAGCGAGCCAGACATTTGGTGAATTTTACCCTGAATTATAGTGTGGATTTGTCCAAAatgtaaaagtaaatgtaattcTAATATTAAAATGAagctatgaaaatatcttattgCGCACTCAACAGTGTCTATTTTGTTCATTAGGTCAAACCTCAAATAATCAATAGATGCATTTGAGTATAACCAAGGTTCTCCTCCAGGATCATGCACCTCTTCAGTAACATGTATTACAAGGTTTACAAGCTATTTTTTTAAGgtatttgtaaaatatttttgTAGAATATACCAGAACAGGCTGTTTAACAAGACTATTAATCCTTTAACACACAGGTCAGTTCAACACAGATATGCGAACATCAGTCCATTCTGGGCTGATCAAACCTGATCACTTAGAGCGAAACGCTTTGTTTGCTCTGGTGTATTTATTAATATCTCAAGAAACACTGAAGACACATATGACCTGTTTAGATGTGTGGCATACCCACACCGTTGTGGTCAGTCATTCATCCTCCAGCCCAGCAGCTGAGACTAAGTGCTTTGTGATGGATAACTGTACCCTGAGGAGAGGAGTTATGTTACTgtgtgaacacttttcaaagtaGTGTCTACAGCTGTCTAGCTCAACAACCTGCCCAGAATATACTACTTATAATCAAAGTGGATGTAATCATGTTTTCCATTTGAGCTCAACTCTGAAATTAAATTGTGATTTTATTCCACAATAGTTTTTTAAGCTGAATATTAACTTCTTTTGAGCATGTAATTAGTGTCTGCCGGTGTGTAAACAATTGTAATGATTTGATGTACAGTACAGACAGAGAGCATGGTCCTTGTTATCTCTAGAGATTTACAGCAAACTGTAAATATATGTCTTAAATAGTAGCTGTCTTGTCTTGTGTTCATATGTCTATCTTGTTTTATCGTTATTGAGTAATTGTATCAAAGGAGAAGCCTCACAAATAAAGCAGAGCTTTTATTGTTTCTACTATACTTGCCATCCCTAATGTTAAGTCTGAAGGACCCAATCTTAACTAGAGCCCTTAATAATTCATTTTGTTATAACATAAAACAGGACGATAGACAATGCCTGCATATGGTGTCATGAATCTCGCTGAAATATGATCATCTGACATTTCCAGTTTCCCCACTTTGAGTTTTGGCTACAAACAGTGGCAGGGCACATACATATGACAGGAAGTTTGGGCGGGGCTGCACATTTAAAGGAGAAGAGAtttaatataaaacaaataggtTATGCTTTAGTTTCTCTATTTTACATTAGACAGCTAGAATATAAACGGTAGTTATTAGTGAAATCTAACTTTACTGATGGCCCTATCTAGCCATTATGGTAATTACGCTCCTATTGATTTATTGGTTAAAATCCTTGTCTTGCACTGTATCGTACACTAGAAAACATTGAAAATACAAATGTCTGAGGTTCACAGCGTCTTTCAGCCTATTGTTTCAGCCAAACATTGCTGTTTTGGTTCACTtaagcaacaagcagtgaacATATTTCCCTGGTGGAGTATGTGGAGATCAACAACTGAGCTATCAGCAAGTTAATATTATACTTAAATTCACAAGGTGGCCAGAAACACAACTCTAAATGAATCCTAATGTCAGCTTGTAGGCTTGATCAGTGTCATTGTTAACCTGTAATTAGCAATTAACACAAATTATAATAGGGCTGGTTGAAAATGCATTTTTTGTTGTCATAAAACAAAGTATTGGATCACTAAAAATGATGACCTGATGAGGAAAGGTCAGGGGATCATTGAGTTCAAGCAATTTCTTATCATGTCCATTACAGCGCACTGTGCGTCTAGCTAGAAGAGTATCAAGAtttgctctctcatctgcagctAACACATTCACTCAaatatacaagctgtttttCATCCATCCACAAAGAGTAACTTTAGCTTAAATGTTTAAACTGGATAACATATGCAgtatattataaaaacaaacaaaaaatgaaatccATCCATTTATTATCTTTGTTTAAATGCAACACATTACTGTCTCCATATAATCAACTGCTGTAAAAGTGTTAAAAAGTCTTATCGCAACAGTGCAGTCTTTATTTTGGATATAATTTATAATCCTGAGATAAAGGAAGCTTTATTGATGCCAAGGTGGTACAGTAGAAAGAGAAGTACAGTAAAGTGGATGACTATAAAAACTACAATAAATAAGTCaataacataaaacaaaaaataggaATAATGTTAATAAGtaatattataaaaaaaaatacagttcaaactaaataaataatagtttgCCCTAGTAATTTGAGAATAAAG from Pseudochaenichthys georgianus chromosome 5, fPseGeo1.2, whole genome shotgun sequence harbors:
- the frs3 gene encoding fibroblast growth factor receptor substrate 2; protein product: MGSCWSCLYRDPIRDNHLTKFKVTNVDDEGNELGSGIMELTQTELILHTRKRDAIRWPYLCLRRYGYDSNLFSFESGRRCQTGQGIFAFKCSRAEEIFNLLQELMQCNSINVVEESMMMSRSGHTPEMEMSRTPQTPNTPAFPVQAFPNGYPGYPIRGESSQPSLADDHGNGLMGLEDQTHTYVNTVSMEGDLSMRHCVHSLPEVRPNPFPETPRGAMPVGVQGNPQPNLRCCPLEEHNDPQVFLQPSSQEVKFMLGPTPAQRHLLERERDRERDRHGHNPHSLQPAEGATGSETEGDEPTMHMCNSHSYPHFHHHTHRHPGPEHTDSCQSGELTYENINGLRSGRKQRLSPSSVSQSVGSSSSSSTGDSHTHSLLHPHALGPSSLPPQGYPCERGMGGGHRRTALLNYENLPSLPPVWEYRALQRDDEQEEEDDEQDEEEYEEEEEDFDEYEFSEGPGTPNGYHQDGRGIHRDALQNYVNTEQVQPPRLRHACPPHLRSCQPDRGGRIFSFDFRGRSRSGVGGCEHGHMPPSRQLNYIQVDLEGEPPCQALSSGGAQPQPQPQPQHQRLPPKKCGPQAPRRSECYAVIDLKKTAAMSNLQKALPRDDGTSRKTRHNSTDLPL